The following are encoded in a window of Panicum virgatum strain AP13 chromosome 5N, P.virgatum_v5, whole genome shotgun sequence genomic DNA:
- the LOC120673141 gene encoding uncharacterized protein LOC120673141: protein MVMEEAMDGEMSLSNMVMGFFEDFERERRPEKDDDEEEGSGAGDTAESKAFWQAQRTQLHEALAKSSAAESRIRADTEAAVKSMRAAAGAACSCSCSCTGRPAAAGDCRRCMLRRVAERLRDAGYNSALCTSKWTRSPDIPSGEHRYVDVVVQTRSGKAVRVVVELSFRAEFEVARAGAEYRALVAALPEVFVGRADRLRSVVKAMCAAAKQCMKENNMHMGPWRKHKYMQAKWLGTPERTAAAAAAAAPVVPPVTVGSPKKPAKFRASMLTFDFGRTAVEVV from the exons ATGGTGATGGAGGAGGCGATGGACGGCGAGATGAGCTTGTCGAACATGGTGATGGGCTTCTTCGAGGACTTCGAGAGGGAGCGACGGCCggagaaggacgacgacgaagaggagggctccggcgccggcgacaccgCCGAGAGCAAGGCCTTCTGGCAGGCCCAACGCACCCAGCTGCAT GAGGCCCTGGCCAAGAGCAGCGCGGCCGAGAGCAGGATCCGCGCGGACACGGAGGCGGCCGTCAAGAGCatgcgcgccgcggcgggcgcggcctgctcctgctcctgctcctgcacggggcggcccgcggccgccggggacTGCCGGCGCTGCATGCTCCGGCGCGTCGCCGAGCGGCTGCGCGACGCCGGGTACAACAGCGCGCTCTGCACGTCCAAGTGGACGCGCTCGCCGGACATCCCTTCAG GCGAGCACAGGTACGTGGACGTGGTGGTGCAGACGAGGAGCGGCAAGGCGGTGCGCGTGGTGGTGGAGCTCAGCTTCCGCGCCGAGTTCGAGGTGGCGCGCGCCGGCGCGGAGTACCGGGCGCTGGTGGCCGCGCTGCCCGAGGTGTTCGTCGGCCGGGCCGACCGGCTGCGCTCCGTGGTCAAGGCCATGTGCGCCGCGGCCAAGCAGTGCATGAAGGAGAACAACATGCACATGGGGCCCTGGAGGAAGCACAAGTACATGCAGGCCAAGTGGCTCGGCACGCCcgagcgcacggcggcggcggcggcggcggcggcgccggtggttCCCCCGGTAACGGTCGGCTCGCCCAAGAAGCCGGCCAAGTTCAGGGCGTCCATGCTGACCTTCGACTTCGGCCGGACGGCGGTGGAGGTCGTGTGA
- the LOC120675189 gene encoding mannan endo-1,4-beta-mannosidase 2-like, producing MAFGGGLAMYHVLGVATCVALLYFTFGAVDLRHISLPSLPGSGASPRAAAVAAPFVERRGAQLFLEGEPFYPNGWNSYWLMDQAVEPRSRDRVSRMFRAAAEMGLTVCRSWAFNDGAYNALQVSPGHFDERVFKALDRVLVEAGRHGVRLILSLANNLEAYGGKTQYVRWAWEEGVGLSASNDSFFFDPAIRDYFKVYLKTLLTRKNHLTGVEYRDDPTILAWELMNEPRCTTDLSGDTLQRWIEEMAVYVKSIDRKHLLTVGAEGFYGPTSPPSKLDVNPGTWKDNNYGSDFIRNAKIPDIDFASIHLYPDTWLLKQRATAEEKLEFAKRWVASHIEDGDTELGKPVLTTEFGLSKRAQGFDPSHRDVLYRAIYDIVYGSAARGGAGAAAFVWQLAPEGMEEYHDDYSVVPSEHPSLRRLIKEQSCRLAKLRRGAGEEAKRALAACAAGSS from the exons ATGGCGttcggcggcggcctggccaTGTACCACGTCCTCGGCGTGGCCACCTGCGTGGCGCTGCTCTACTTCACCTTCGGCGCGGTGGACCTCCGCCACATCTCGCTCCCGTCCCTGcccggctccggcgcctccccccgcgcggccgccgtggCGGCGCCCTTcgtggagcggcgcggcgcgcagcTATTCCTGGAGGGCGAGCCGTTCTACCCGAACGGGTGGAACTCGTACTGGCTCATGGACCAGGCCGTGGAGCCGAGGTCCCGGGACCGCGTGTCCCGCAtgttccgcgccgccgccgagatgGGCCTCACCGTGTGCCGCTCCTGGGCATTCAACGACGGCGCCTACAACGCCCTCCAGGTCTCCCCAGGCCACTTCGACGAGCGCGTCTTCAAG GCGCTGGACCGGGTGCTGGTGGAGgccgggcggcacggcgtgcgGCTGATCCTGAGCCTGGCGAACAACCTGGAGGCGTACGGCGGGAAGACGCAGTACGTGCGGTGGGCGTGGGAGGAGGGCGTCGGCCTCTCCGCCTCCAACGACTCCTTCTTCTTCGACCCCGCCATCCGCGACTACTTCAAGGTCTACCTCAAG ACGCTGCTGACGAGGAAGAACCACTTGACGGGGGTGGAGTACAGGGACGACCCCACCATCCTCGCTTGGGAGCTGATGAACGAGCCCCGCTGCACCACGGACCTATCCGGCGACACGCTCCAG CGCTGGATCGAGGAGATGGCGGTGTACGTGAAGTCCATCGACAGGAAGCACCTGCTCACCGTCGGCGCCGAGGGGTTCTACGGGCCGACGAGCCCCCCCAGCAAGCTGGACGTCAACCCGGGGACCTGGAAGGACAACAACTACGGCTCCGACTTCATCCGCAACGCCAAGATCCCGGACATTGACTTCGCCTCCATCCACCTCTACCCCGACACCTG GCTGCTGAAGCAGCGCGCCACGGCGGAGGAGAAGCTCGAGTTCGCGAAGCGGTGGGTGGCCTCCCACATCGAGGACGGGGACACGGAGCTGGGCAAGCCGGTGCTCACCACCGAGTTCGGGCTGTCCAAGCGCGCCCAGGGCTTCGACCCCTCCCACCGCGACGTCCTCTACAGGGCCATCTACGACATCGTCTACGGGTCGGCCGcacggggcggcgcgggcgccgccgccttcgtgTGGCAGCTCGCGCCGGAGGGCATGGAGGAGTACCACGACGACTACTCGGTCGTGCCCAGCGAGCACCCGTCGCTGCGCAGGCTGATCAAGGAGCAGTCGTGCAGGCTCGCCAAGCTGAGGCgcggcgccggggaggaggcCAAGCGGGCGCTGGCGGCGTGCGCCGCCGGCTCGTCGTAG
- the LOC120675682 gene encoding vesicle-fusing ATPase-like isoform X2, with translation MEVVNTPSQELALTNCAFVSAADLRRFPNYIALVGDALVLTLRAHDAIASGRIALNGIQRRQAKVSAGDSVTVSSFVPPDDFKLALLTLELSFVKAKANQEQLDAVLLAQQLRKRFLDQVMTIGQKVTFEFCGTNYIFTVNQAMLEGQESSTPLDRGLLSSDTYIIFEAAPNSGIKVINQKEAASSKLFKHKEFNLEKLGIGGLSAEFTDIFRRAFASRVFPPHVVSRLGIKHVKGILLYGPPGTGKTLMARQIGKLLNGKDPKIVNGPEVLSKFVGETEKNVRDLFADAENEQRTRGDESDLHVIIFDEIDAICKSRGSTRDGTGVHDSIVNQLLTKIDGVEALNNVLLIGMTNRKDLLDEALLRPGRLEVHIEINLPDENGRFQILQIHTNMMKQSSFLSPDVNLLELAARTKNYSGAELEGVVKSAVSYALNRQISMDDLTKPLDEESIKVTMDDFVNGLQEITPAFGASTDNLERCRLRGIVDCGKPHKHIYQRAMLLVEQVKVSRGSPLVTCLLEGPAGSGKSATAATVGIDSDFAFVKVISAETMIGFSESSKCAQICKVFEDAYRSPLSVIILDDIERLLEYVAIGPRFSNLISQTLLVLLKRVPPKGKNLLVIGTTSEVGFLESIGATASQRVQRRRY, from the exons ATGGAGGTGGTGAACACGCCCAGCCAGGAGCTCGCCCTCACCAACTGCGCCTtcgtctccgccgccgacctccgccgCTTCCCCAACTACATTGCCCTCGTTGGCGACGCCCTCGTCCTCACCCTAAG AGCTCATGATGCCATTGCAAGTGGTCGCATTGCTTTGAATGGCATCCAGCGTAGACAGGCAAAAGTTTCTGCTGGAGATTCTGTTACAGTCAGCAG CTTTGTTCCTCCTGATGATTTCAAGCTGGCTTTGCTTACACTGGAGCTATCATTTGTCAAGGCAAAAGCCAACCAAGAGCAG TTGGATGCTGTTTTGCTTGCCCAACAACTGCGGAAAAGATTCCTTGACCAG GTCATGACAATTGGGCAAAAAGTGACGTTTGAATTTTGTGGGACAAACTATATCTTCACTGTAAATCAAGCAATGCTAGAAGGTCAAGAGagttccacaccattggacagaGGGCTCCTGTCAAGTGACACATACATCATATTTGAGGCAGCCCCTAATTCGGGAATTAAG GTGATCAACCAAAAGGAAGCTGCTAGCAGCAAGCTTTTCAAGCATAAAGAGTTTAACCTGGAGAAGTTGGGTATAGGTGGATTAAGTGCTGAATTTACAGACATCTTTCGCAGGGCATTTGCTTCTCGAGTGTTTCCACCTCACGTTGTTAGTAG GTTAGGTATAAAGCATGTCAAGGGTATACTGCTTTATGGCCCCCCTGGTACTGGAAAGACACTTATGGCTCGACAAATTGGGAAGTTGTTAAATGGGAAGGATCCGAAG ATTGTAAATGGACCTGAAGTCTTGAGCAAATTTGTTGGTGAAACAGAGAAAAACGTGAGAGATCTATTTGCAGATGCTGAGAATGAACAGAGAACACGTG GTGATGAGAGTGACCTTCATGTCATCATCTTTGATGAAATTGATGCTATATGTAAG TCAAGAGGTTCAACCAGGGATGGTACAGGTGTGCATGACAGCATTGTAAACCAGCTACTAACTAAG ATAGATGGTGTTGAAGCACTAAACAATGTTCTGCTTATTGGAATGACAAATAGGAAAGATTTGCTTGATGAAGCTTTATTGAG GCCTGGAAGGTTGGAAGTGCACATTGAGATAAACCTACCTGATGAAAATGGTCGCTTCCAAATTCTCCAAATACACACAAATATGATGAAACAGAGCTCTTTCCTTTCTCCAGATGTTAATCTGCTAGAGCTTG CTGCACGAACCAAGAACTACAGTGGAGCAGAATTGGAAGGTGTTGTCAAAAGCGCAGTTTCTTATGCTTTGAACCGTCAAATTAGTATGGATGACCTTACAAAGCCTTTGGATGAGGAAAGCATTAAGGTCACTATGGATGACTTTGTGAATGGACTTCAAGAAATTACCCCTGCATTTGGAGCATCTACGGATAACCTTGAAAGATGCAG GTTGCGTGGTATTGTTGACTGTGGCAAACCACATAAGCACATTTATCAGCGGGCTATGCTCCTAGTGGAGCAGGTTAAAGTTAGCAGAGGTAGCCCTCTTGTCACTTGCCTTTTGGAAGGACCAGCTGGAAG TGGTAAATCAGCTACGGCAGCTACTGTTGGTATCGATAGTGATTTTGCTTTTGTAAAAGTT ATATCAGCTGAGACAATGATTGGTTTCAGTGAAAGCAGCAAGTGTGCACAGATATGCAAG GTTTTCGAGGATGCATACAGATCTCCACTAAGCGTCATAATTCTTGATGACATTGAAAG GTTACTGGAATATGTTGCTATTGGACCCCGCTTCTCAAATTTGATCTCACAAACGCTTCTGGTTCTCCTCAAGAGGGTTCCTCCAAAG GGGAAGAATTTGCTTGTGATCGGAACAACAAGCGAGGTTGGCTTTCTGGAGTCCATTG GTGCTACAGCATCTCAACGTGTTCAACGAAGGAGATATTga
- the LOC120675682 gene encoding vesicle-fusing ATPase-like isoform X1 translates to MEVVNTPSQELALTNCAFVSAADLRRFPNYIALVGDALVLTLRAHDAIASGRIALNGIQRRQAKVSAGDSVTVSSFVPPDDFKLALLTLELSFVKAKANQEQLDAVLLAQQLRKRFLDQVMTIGQKVTFEFCGTNYIFTVNQAMLEGQESSTPLDRGLLSSDTYIIFEAAPNSGIKVINQKEAASSKLFKHKEFNLEKLGIGGLSAEFTDIFRRAFASRVFPPHVVSRLGIKHVKGILLYGPPGTGKTLMARQIGKLLNGKDPKIVNGPEVLSKFVGETEKNVRDLFADAENEQRTRGDESDLHVIIFDEIDAICKSRGSTRDGTGVHDSIVNQLLTKIDGVEALNNVLLIGMTNRKDLLDEALLRPGRLEVHIEINLPDENGRFQILQIHTNMMKQSSFLSPDVNLLELAARTKNYSGAELEGVVKSAVSYALNRQISMDDLTKPLDEESIKVTMDDFVNGLQEITPAFGASTDNLERCRLRGIVDCGKPHKHIYQRAMLLVEQVKVSRGSPLVTCLLEGPAGSGKSATAATVGIDSDFAFVKVISAETMIGFSESSKCAQICKVFEDAYRSPLSVIILDDIERLLEYVAIGPRFSNLISQTLLVLLKRVPPKGKNLLVIGTTSEVGFLESIGMCDAFSVTYHVPKLKKEDAKKVLQHLNVFNEGDIDAAAEALDDMPLKKLYTLVEMAAQGRTGGSAEAIYAGKEKIDIDHFFSILGDIIRY, encoded by the exons ATGGAGGTGGTGAACACGCCCAGCCAGGAGCTCGCCCTCACCAACTGCGCCTtcgtctccgccgccgacctccgccgCTTCCCCAACTACATTGCCCTCGTTGGCGACGCCCTCGTCCTCACCCTAAG AGCTCATGATGCCATTGCAAGTGGTCGCATTGCTTTGAATGGCATCCAGCGTAGACAGGCAAAAGTTTCTGCTGGAGATTCTGTTACAGTCAGCAG CTTTGTTCCTCCTGATGATTTCAAGCTGGCTTTGCTTACACTGGAGCTATCATTTGTCAAGGCAAAAGCCAACCAAGAGCAG TTGGATGCTGTTTTGCTTGCCCAACAACTGCGGAAAAGATTCCTTGACCAG GTCATGACAATTGGGCAAAAAGTGACGTTTGAATTTTGTGGGACAAACTATATCTTCACTGTAAATCAAGCAATGCTAGAAGGTCAAGAGagttccacaccattggacagaGGGCTCCTGTCAAGTGACACATACATCATATTTGAGGCAGCCCCTAATTCGGGAATTAAG GTGATCAACCAAAAGGAAGCTGCTAGCAGCAAGCTTTTCAAGCATAAAGAGTTTAACCTGGAGAAGTTGGGTATAGGTGGATTAAGTGCTGAATTTACAGACATCTTTCGCAGGGCATTTGCTTCTCGAGTGTTTCCACCTCACGTTGTTAGTAG GTTAGGTATAAAGCATGTCAAGGGTATACTGCTTTATGGCCCCCCTGGTACTGGAAAGACACTTATGGCTCGACAAATTGGGAAGTTGTTAAATGGGAAGGATCCGAAG ATTGTAAATGGACCTGAAGTCTTGAGCAAATTTGTTGGTGAAACAGAGAAAAACGTGAGAGATCTATTTGCAGATGCTGAGAATGAACAGAGAACACGTG GTGATGAGAGTGACCTTCATGTCATCATCTTTGATGAAATTGATGCTATATGTAAG TCAAGAGGTTCAACCAGGGATGGTACAGGTGTGCATGACAGCATTGTAAACCAGCTACTAACTAAG ATAGATGGTGTTGAAGCACTAAACAATGTTCTGCTTATTGGAATGACAAATAGGAAAGATTTGCTTGATGAAGCTTTATTGAG GCCTGGAAGGTTGGAAGTGCACATTGAGATAAACCTACCTGATGAAAATGGTCGCTTCCAAATTCTCCAAATACACACAAATATGATGAAACAGAGCTCTTTCCTTTCTCCAGATGTTAATCTGCTAGAGCTTG CTGCACGAACCAAGAACTACAGTGGAGCAGAATTGGAAGGTGTTGTCAAAAGCGCAGTTTCTTATGCTTTGAACCGTCAAATTAGTATGGATGACCTTACAAAGCCTTTGGATGAGGAAAGCATTAAGGTCACTATGGATGACTTTGTGAATGGACTTCAAGAAATTACCCCTGCATTTGGAGCATCTACGGATAACCTTGAAAGATGCAG GTTGCGTGGTATTGTTGACTGTGGCAAACCACATAAGCACATTTATCAGCGGGCTATGCTCCTAGTGGAGCAGGTTAAAGTTAGCAGAGGTAGCCCTCTTGTCACTTGCCTTTTGGAAGGACCAGCTGGAAG TGGTAAATCAGCTACGGCAGCTACTGTTGGTATCGATAGTGATTTTGCTTTTGTAAAAGTT ATATCAGCTGAGACAATGATTGGTTTCAGTGAAAGCAGCAAGTGTGCACAGATATGCAAG GTTTTCGAGGATGCATACAGATCTCCACTAAGCGTCATAATTCTTGATGACATTGAAAG GTTACTGGAATATGTTGCTATTGGACCCCGCTTCTCAAATTTGATCTCACAAACGCTTCTGGTTCTCCTCAAGAGGGTTCCTCCAAAG GGGAAGAATTTGCTTGTGATCGGAACAACAAGCGAGGTTGGCTTTCTGGAGTCCATTGGTATGTGTGATGCCTTCTCTGTGACCTACCATGTTCCTAAACTGAAAAAAGAGGATGCTAAAAAG GTGCTACAGCATCTCAACGTGTTCAACGAAGGAGATATTgatgcagcagcagaagcattGGATGAT ATGCCACTTAAGAAGTTATATACACTTGTTGAGATGGCGGCACAGGGAAGGACTGGAGGAAGTGCAGAAGCAATTTATGCTGGAAAGGAAAAGATTGATATCGACCATTTCTTTAGTATCCTGGGTGATATTATCCGCTATTAG
- the LOC120674972 gene encoding PE-PGRS family protein PE_PGRS5-like: MTSTPPKKALEQCCCSGAGLVAVNGGIGAGGKDNGAGLLLSAAARSSQAGCGTCGATKSSEITGSNGRGGCAEGDGVPLTAASRVNWCEVTAMEEGGRHSTGARAAVGGHLGVDGGHMDGDGGDHTGVEGSNQTGGDGGDHTGLEGGHATGARAAICAEKSSTWRCRRRSRIPSNCWPKLRTAAVNCAGMTKLGGVAPWGNDEDGTVEDEESASAMVDDSGGGGGGWGGGRRGA, encoded by the coding sequence ATGACATCCACGCCCCCGAAGAAAGCGCTTGAGCAGTGCTGTTGCAGTGGCGCGGGGCTGGTGGCGGTGAACGGCGGGATTGGCGCAGGAGGGAAGGACAACGGTGCCGGGCTGCTGCTCTCCGCGGCAGCTAGGAGCTCGCAGGCTGGTTGCGGGACCTGTGGCGCGACGAAATCCTCCGAGATAACCGGATCTAACGGCAGAGGCGGCTGCGCTGAGGGTGATGGCGTGCCTTTGACCGCCGCCAGCCGCGTCAACTGGTGCGAGGTCACCGCGATGGAGGAAGGCGGCAGGCACTCAACCGGCGCAAGGGCTGCCGTCGGCGGCCACCTGGGTGTGGATGGAGGGCAcatggacggcgacggcggcgaccacACGGGCGTCGAGGGCAGCAACCagacgggcggcgacggcggcgaccatACAGGCCTCGAGGGCGGCCACGCGACCGGTGCCAGGGCCGCCATCTGTGCGGAGAAGTCGTCCACCTGGCGCTGCAGGAGAAGGTCGCGGATCCCGTCCAACTGTTGGCCCAAGTTGAGGACGGCGGCGGTTAACTGCGCCGGCATGACGAAGTTGGGGGGCGTCGCGCCCTGGGGGAACGACGAGGATGGCACGGTCGAGGACGAAGAGAGCGCGAGTGCCATGGTGGAcgacagtggcggcggcggcggtggttggGGCGGAGGTCGCAGGGGGGCCtaa